GACGCGGAGGACGCGGTCCAAGAAGGGTTTCTTCACGCCTTCAAGGCATTGGACCGGTTTCTTCCAGACCAGCCGTTCGGCGCGTGGCTGTACCGCATCATGGCCAATGCGTCGCTAGACCTGGTGCGGCGGCGGAAAGTCCGCGACGCGGACGAGCTGCCGGAAGGGGTTCCCATGCCGTTCCGGGACCCCGGCGAGTCGGACGAACTACGGCGCCGTTTGAACGAGGCGCTCACGAAACTGACTGACCGACAACGGTCGGTGATCGTATTACATGATGTCGAAGGTTTCACGCACGGCGAGATTGGCGAGATGTTGGGTATACCAGAAGGCACCGCACGGTCTGACCTGCATCACGCACGCGCATCACTGCGCCGCATTCTCGGGGACGTTCGGAGCGATCTATGAGTGACCTCAGGCTGTTTCCAGACGACGATGACGTGACGCGCGGACTCCGCGCGATCTACGCCGCGCCGATGGGCGAGTCCTACTGGAACGAGCTGCAGGCGCGCGTGATGGCGCGCGTCGCCGACGTGGAGTTGGGATGGTGGACCGAGCTGGATCGCTGGGCGCGTCCCGCGCTCGCGGCGGCGGCGGTCCTGCTCCTGTCGGCCGGCGTCGCCATGTTCCGCGCCCACCAATCTGAGGCGGACATCGCCTCCGACGTCATGCTGTCTTCACCCGCCGTGCCCGTATCGACCGCGATCCGGCCGGCATACCAGGACGACCAGGGGGCGCGGCTGCGCTTCCTGTTCGGCCGCTAGCTCGGAGATCACCATGCAGCGCTCAAAGCAACAGGCGCTGATGTTCCTGCTCGGGGCCGTCCTCGTCGGCGGCGCGCTCGGCTTCTCGGCCGACCGCTACCTGGGCCACGAAAAGTTCGCCGCGTCGTACGGCCCGCGGGCCAAGTTCTACGACGCGATCGGACTCTCCGAGCAGCAGCGCACCACGCTCGACTCCCTCGCGTTCTCGCAGGACTGCGCGATTCGCGCGCTCCTCAAGCCGGAGAAGCCGCAGCTCGATTCGATCCGCGCCACCTTCAAGGCGCAGGTCCGGCGTGTGTTCACGCCCGAGCAGCTGCAGAAGTACGACGAGCGAGACGCCGAATTCAAAGCCCGCCGCGACGCGGAGATCCAGAAGGAGCCCAAGAGAACATGTTCCGCAAATTGATGGTGCTGCTCGCCGCGCCTCTGGCGCTCGGCGCTCAGCAAGTGACCGATACCACGCTGCACCCGATTTCGCTCGGGGAAGCGATTCGGCTGGCGGGTGAGAAGAACGTCTCGAACATCGTTGCGTCCAACAGCATTCGGTCGGCGAACAACACCGTTCGCTCCGCGCGCGCGCAGTTGATTCCGCAGGTGACCGCCAGCGCGGGGCAGAGCAAGAGTTATGGCGATCGCGTCGGTCAGAGCAACCAGATCGTCAGCTTCGTTCCCGCCTGGAGTTACAACACCGGTCTGCAGACGTCGGTGACGCTGTTCGACGGCGGCGCAATGTTCGCCAATATCAGGACGGCCAACGCGAACGTTGCGGCGGCCGAGGCGGGCGAGGTCAACACGGAATTCGCGGTCGCCCTTCAGGTGAAGCAGACGTACAACCTGATCCTCGCGGCCAAGGAGTCTGAAGGCGCCGCAGTGGCGCAACTTGATGCCGCCAAGGTTCAGCTTCAGACGTCGATCGCCAAAGTGAACGCGGGCGCGGCCAACGTCTCCGACTCGCTGCGCAGCGTCGTGCAGGTCGGAAACGCGCAACTGGCGCTCCTCCAGGCGCAGAACTCGTATCGCACGTCGAGCGCCGCGCTCACGCGGCTCGTCGGCACGACTTACTTCGTAACGGCGCAGCTGGCGGATACCGTCGAGCGCCCGCCGACGCCGATCGACAGCGCGCAGGTGCTGGCACTGGCGCTCGACGGGCCCGGGATTCGCCAGCAGCAGGCGACGGTGACGGCCACGTCCGCCGCGCTTCGCTCGGCCAAAGCCTCGTATCTGCCAACGGTCACCGCCGGATTCAACTTCGGCGGCAGCGGCACAAACGCGGTGTACGGGTTCAACAGCAATCCCTACCCCTACACGCGTACGATCAATGTGAGCCTCAACTATCCGCTCTTCAATCGCTTCACGAGAGAGAACAACATCGCCACGCAGCAGATCAACCTCGAGAACGCACAGGCGAGCTTGAGGGATCAACAGTTGGGCGCTCAGCAGAACATCATCACGGCGATCGCCACGATTCGGAATGCCGAAGAGACGATGCGCGTCCAACAGATCAACGTCGAGGCGAGCCAGGAAGACCTGCGCGTGCAGCAGCAGCGCTACAACCTCGGCGCGTCGGTGCTTCTGGACGTGCTGAACTCGGAATCGGCGCTCGTCGCGGCGCGGCAGCAGCTCATTCAGGCGCGTCTCAACTACCGGAACGCGCGCGCGCAGATCGAGGCGTACATCGGGAAGGATTTGCCGCAGTAAGAAACGACCACAGCCGAACAGGCCAGAGGGGGCGGAAGCCGACGGCTGCCGCCCCCTTTTTCATGGCCCGGCGACTTCAGCGATCTCGCCTTACGGCGCGTACTTCCAATAGGCAGATTGAACAGCTCGCGGCCAGTCCACCCGGCCGATAGGAGACTATTTCCAGTGAAACGAATTGTCGGAGCGGCGTTGCTCGCCGTCGCCGCGGCTTGTGCCCGAAAGACGCAAGCCCCGACGGTGCAGACCGCTGTAGCCACCCGCCGCGACATCATCGTCGACGCGCAGGCGAACGGCACCATGGAGCCGATCGCCATCGTCGACGTCAAGTCCAAAGCATCCGGCGTCATCGACAAGATGACCGTCGAGACCGGCACCAACGTCAAGCCGGGCGATCTGATCGTTCAGATCAACACGCGCGACGTGCAGAACAAGTTCGACCAGGCCAAGGCGATGCTCGACGCCGCCAACGCCAAGCTCCAAGTGTCCGAAGCGGACAAGAAGCGCAACGAGGAGATGTTCAAGGCGCGCGTCATCACGCCGCAGGAGTTCGAGAAGGTCGCCGTCGATTACGAGAACGCTAAATCGGGCGTCGTGAACGCGCAGGCGAACCTCGACCTCGCCAAACAGAGCCTCGAGGACGCCACGGTCAAGGCGCCAAGCGAAGGCACGATCATCACGAAGAACGTGTCCGAGGGCACGGTCATCGCCGGCGCGACGAGCTCCGTGAGCGGCGGCACGACGATCGTGCAGATGGCCGACCTGAGCGTCGTCCGCATCCGCGCGTTCTTCAACGAATCGGACATCGGCAACGTGCATCCGGGCGAACCGGCCAACGTCACGGTCGACGCCTATCCCGACCGCCGCTTCAGCGGCGTCGTGCAGAAGATCGAGCCGCAAGCCGTCGTGCAGCAGAACGTGACGATGTTCCCTGTGCTCGTGAACCTCGACAACAAAGAGCGCCTCCTCCGCCCCGGCATGAACGGGGAGGTG
The DNA window shown above is from Gemmatimonadaceae bacterium and carries:
- a CDS encoding sigma-70 family RNA polymerase sigma factor, whose translation is MSSSSDAKSDERALVIAAQRGSSEAFAQLVRLHQRRAYAVSRAIVLTHEDAEDAVQEGFLHAFKALDRFLPDQPFGAWLYRIMANASLDLVRRRKVRDADELPEGVPMPFRDPGESDELRRRLNEALTKLTDRQRSVIVLHDVEGFTHGEIGEMLGIPEGTARSDLHHARASLRRILGDVRSDL
- a CDS encoding TolC family protein, which translates into the protein MFRKLMVLLAAPLALGAQQVTDTTLHPISLGEAIRLAGEKNVSNIVASNSIRSANNTVRSARAQLIPQVTASAGQSKSYGDRVGQSNQIVSFVPAWSYNTGLQTSVTLFDGGAMFANIRTANANVAAAEAGEVNTEFAVALQVKQTYNLILAAKESEGAAVAQLDAAKVQLQTSIAKVNAGAANVSDSLRSVVQVGNAQLALLQAQNSYRTSSAALTRLVGTTYFVTAQLADTVERPPTPIDSAQVLALALDGPGIRQQQATVTATSAALRSAKASYLPTVTAGFNFGGSGTNAVYGFNSNPYPYTRTINVSLNYPLFNRFTRENNIATQQINLENAQASLRDQQLGAQQNIITAIATIRNAEETMRVQQINVEASQEDLRVQQQRYNLGASVLLDVLNSESALVAARQQLIQARLNYRNARAQIEAYIGKDLPQ